A genomic stretch from Leptotrichia sp. HSP-536 includes:
- the mreC gene encoding rod shape-determining protein MreC, translated as MKFDESFYEKKNTGRNILIVVIIIIILFAFKNRITSSFTFLDGITQTVNFRLVKVKSMLYTQVLKLKSRVNDISYIEDYVANNKTRDFELQKNKVQNMELAYLKQENENLRQMLEMRQKNPSEFIAADVAVVENGNSSEKMYINKGSAQGIKLNLPVMFDGFLIGKISKVSDEYSEVTLLTSKASKLSVVLNGDLQILRGNGNGTFSVQNYNGGIVDKNTVFHIETSGVSDVLPKGIKIGTFKITDLGNFSKMKEVRFKPTFQIFDIQSVLVYKWSNNDAINAKIQNQVKIEEQQNKDNSQIN; from the coding sequence ATGAAATTTGACGAAAGTTTTTATGAAAAGAAAAATACGGGTAGAAATATCTTAATAGTAGTAATTATCATAATAATTTTATTTGCTTTTAAAAATAGAATTACAAGTTCATTTACATTTTTAGATGGAATAACTCAAACGGTAAATTTTAGACTGGTAAAAGTAAAAAGCATGCTTTATACTCAGGTTCTCAAATTAAAATCAAGAGTTAATGATATTAGTTACATTGAAGATTATGTTGCAAATAATAAAACTAGAGATTTTGAACTGCAAAAAAATAAAGTTCAGAATATGGAACTTGCATATTTAAAACAGGAAAATGAAAATTTACGGCAAATGCTTGAAATGCGTCAAAAAAATCCATCGGAATTTATAGCTGCAGATGTAGCTGTTGTAGAGAATGGTAATTCTTCAGAAAAAATGTATATAAATAAAGGATCCGCTCAAGGAATTAAATTAAATTTGCCAGTAATGTTTGATGGATTTCTAATTGGTAAAATTTCCAAAGTCAGTGATGAATATTCAGAAGTAACTTTATTGACAAGTAAAGCTTCAAAATTAAGTGTAGTATTAAATGGAGATTTACAAATTTTACGTGGAAATGGGAATGGAACATTTTCTGTACAAAATTATAATGGTGGAATTGTTGATAAAAATACAGTCTTTCATATAGAAACTTCAGGAGTAAGTGATGTCTTGCCAAAAGGAATTAAAATAGGAACTTTCAAAATAACTGATTTAGGAAATTTCAGCAAGATGAAAGAAGTAAGGTTCAAACCAACTTTCCAGATATTTGATATTCAAAGCGTTCTAGTTTACAAATGGAGTAATAACGATGCTATAAATGCAAAAATACAAAATCAGGTAAAAATTGAAGAACAGCAAAATAAAGATAATTCACAAATAAATTAA
- the recO gene encoding DNA repair protein RecO produces MKIVKTDCIVLKKREIREADLQVTLFSKEYGKIMATAYGIRKSQKRNIVSLNPLNEVEIMLFQKNNYYVIKDVEIIKNFKNILKNIEKLEIALYVLDSIDKIYYTANENGNFFNKLVEILSFIDTLPYVKKGYKYYVVLSFLRRIMIEQGIYDIEEIISILINEKKENKKKYKEVMETLRTSSDIFEIQDRFEEYTNFVKKMVIIFENFINKNLQVELKIKKFIMEEFYGD; encoded by the coding sequence ATGAAAATAGTAAAGACAGATTGTATAGTTTTAAAAAAAAGAGAAATAAGAGAAGCGGATTTACAAGTGACATTATTCAGTAAAGAGTATGGAAAAATCATGGCAACAGCTTATGGAATACGAAAATCCCAAAAAAGGAATATTGTTTCTTTGAATCCGCTGAATGAAGTTGAAATTATGCTTTTCCAAAAAAATAATTATTATGTGATAAAGGATGTAGAAATTATAAAAAATTTTAAAAATATTTTGAAAAATATTGAAAAGTTGGAAATTGCACTGTATGTACTGGACAGTATTGATAAAATTTATTATACGGCAAATGAAAATGGAAATTTTTTTAATAAACTGGTAGAAATCCTAAGTTTTATTGATACGCTTCCATATGTAAAAAAAGGTTATAAATACTATGTTGTATTATCATTTTTAAGAAGAATAATGATAGAACAGGGTATTTATGATATTGAAGAAATAATTTCAATATTAATTAATGAAAAAAAAGAAAACAAAAAAAAATATAAAGAAGTTATGGAAACTTTAAGAACAAGTTCTGATATTTTTGAAATTCAGGATAGATTCGAAGAGTATACGAATTTTGTAAAAAAAATGGTAATTATTTTTGAAAATTTTATAAATAAAAATTTACAGGTTGAATTAAAAATAAAGAAATTTATTATGGAGGAATTTTATGGAGACTAA